One region of Brassica napus cultivar Da-Ae chromosome A10, Da-Ae, whole genome shotgun sequence genomic DNA includes:
- the LOC106369968 gene encoding probable disease resistance protein RPP1 produces MDFSILFFSIVAVVIGGGFLLLLGKLRFREQNSSSLSSLSPSSVPLSSLSRPTQTYHVFPSFRGQDVRRDFFSHIQTEFQRKGITLFIDNNIPRGEPIGPELLLAIRASKIAIILLSRSYASSKWCLDELVEIMKCREEFGQTVIPIFYGVDPSDVKKLAGDFGKVFRETCAGKTEENIKRWEHALEVVATIAVGVRAYLVKMEPLGICSIAGSAYNKLPDSSQLSDFMEKVKAKFTRLCWFGRPWSRTISTTQDQQVLTAVGINDIYKVNILRHEESLQIFCKYAFGQNSPIEGFEALAGEVTKLAGALPLALRVLGSYFRGMAMHEWEELLPMLRTRLDDSIESTLKFSYDTLDDEDKDLFLHIESLLNHNEIKRVKETLANKFSDMNHRLHVLAEKSFISMDSEHIHMHTLLKQSLPWLKTSLDADTENILKYSYDALDDEDAASSFPTAKNLLEEFYIGASSVEVGKLDFVSRHEMIFKSYGMFF; encoded by the exons ctttgtCTCCTTCATCAGTTCCTCTATCTTCTTTGTCTCGCCCCACACAGACTTACCATGTCTTTCCCAGCTTCAGAGGGCAAGATGTTCGTAGAGACTTTTTCAGTCACATTCAGACGGAGTTTCAAAGAAAGGGAATCACTCTGTTCATTGATAATAATATTCCAAGAGGAGAACCCATCGGTCCTGAGCTTCTTCTGGCTATTAGAGCGTCTAAGATCGCAATTATCTTGCTCTCTAGGAGCTATGCTTCTTCAAAATGGTGTCTTGACGAACTAGTGGAGATCATGAAATGCAGAGAAGAATTTGGTCAAACTGTGATCCCCATTTTCTATGGAGTTGATCCATCTGATGTTAAAAAGCTTGCCGGGGACTTTGGGAAAGTCTTTAGAGAAACTTGTGCCGGTAAAACAGAAGAGAATATTAAGAGATGGGAACACGCTTTGGAAGTAGTGGCCACAATCGCTG TTGGGGTGAGAGCTTATTTGGTAAAAATGGAACCATTAGGCATCTGCTCAATTGCTGGAAGTGCATACAACAAACTCCCCGACAGTTCTCAGCTGAGTGACTTTATGGAGAAAGTCAAAGCAAAATTTACAAGACTTTGTTGGTTTGGTCGTCCTTGGAGTCGAACTATCTCTACGACACAAGATCAGCAAGTTCTTACAGCAGTTGGGATTAACGATATTTACAAGGTGAATATTCTACGACATGAGGAGTCTCTTCAAATCTTTTGCAAGTATGCTTTTGGTCAAAATTCTCCTATAGAGGGTTTTGAGGCGCTTGCTGGAGAAGTCACAAAACTTGCTGGTGCACTCCCTTTGGCGCTAAGGGTTTTGGGCTCGTACTTCCGGGGAATGGCCATGCACGAGTGGGAAGAGTTACTTCCAATGTTAAGGACGAGGCTTGACGATAGTATTGAAAGCACTTTGAAGTTCAGCTATGACACTCTAGATGACGAAGATAAAGACTTATTTCTTCATATAGAATCGTTATTAAACCATAACGAGATTAAGAGAGTGAAGGAGACTCTTGCAAATAAGTTCTCAGACATGAACCACAGGCTTCACGTCTTAGCTGAGAAATCTTTCATATCTATGGACTCGGAACATATTCATATGCACACGTTGCTAAAACAA TCACTACCATGGTTGAAAACTAGTCTTGACGCTGATACTGAAAACATTTTGAAGTACAGCTATGACGCTCTGGATGACGAGG ATGCTGCCTCGAGTTTTCCAACGGCTAAAAACCTTCTTGAAGAGTTTTACATTGGTGCTTCTTCT GTCGAGGTTGGAAAGCTTGACTTCGTCTCAAGACATGAGATGATCTTCAAAAGCTATGGTATGTTCTTCTGA
- the LOC106372422 gene encoding WD repeat-containing protein 43-like isoform X2 → MNLVNIKDVLTSFSPALDYLALSTGDGRIKIWDTVKGQVQTEFADIASAEETNIYTSGGKGHLSVDYTCMKWLSLERKKKRKLGTSILVLGTGGGDVLALDVASGQLKWRISDCHPGGVNAVSSSTKASCIYSGGADGMVCEIDPHSGNVIRKFKASTKAVSSLSVSPDGKILATASAQLKTFKCSDLKKIQKFTGHPGGVRCVAFTEDGKFILSSAVGERYIAVWKTDGAKMQSASCVLALEHPPVFVDSWGETDEKGLYVLAISEVGVCYFWYGSNVEELSNAKPTKVALATEGSSSLKQHKGSLPTIFAAKLQGILKPGSANAFIASGLLVKPSFQKMVLQFGNDLVLNASKNGILLPITQSASKSKKGQGVQNKVTTLDRAHAEDALLPIARVADLHEKKSVQPQSSDKDTDMIDQSQADYVETFSMEDKLRSLGILKGTDEPSSLSYASVIDGIDLEAHLPPKKLKSAVLSMAPSTAFKTLEALVAMWQTRGCGGKYLLPWIYSIMVNHRHYIMSQEPKNQQLLNTLHKITKSRGAALQQLLQLSGRLQLVTAQINKAAGKETQTKVHEQETDESEDEEDDVEEHFYGEKDNDSELSSDDGKDEDDTLMEEI, encoded by the exons ATGAATTTGGTGAACATTAAGGATGTGTTGACTTCTTTCAGTCCTGCTCTTGATTATCTAGCTCTTAGCACCGGAGATGGTCGTATCAAG ATTTGGGATACAGTCAAGGGTCAGGTCCAAACAGAGTTTGCTGATATTGCATCTGCAGAAGAGACTAACATATATACCAGCGGTGGGAAAGGTCATCTCTCGGTTGATTATACCTGCATGAAATGGTTGTCTCTGGAGAGAAAG aagaagagaaaactTGGAACTTCGATATTGGTATTAGGGACTGGTGGAGGAGATGTGTTAGCTCTTGATGTAGCTTCTGGTCAGCTTAAATGGAGGATAAGCGACTGTCATCCCGG TGGCGTGAATGCTGTCTCTTCGTCTACAAAAGCCTCTTGCATATACAGCGGTGGGGCAGATGGGATGGTTTGTGAAATTGATCCCCATAGTGGAAATGTGATCAGAAAGTTCAAAGCCTCAACAAAAGCAGTTTCTTCTTTATCTGTTTCACCAG ATGGAAAAATATTAGCCACTGCATCTGCTCAGTTGAAGACTTTCAAGTGCTCTGATCTCAAGAAAATTCAGAAGTTTACTGGTCATCCT GGAGGTGTGCGTTGTGTGGCGTTTACCGAGGATGGCAAGTTCATCCTCTCATCTGCAGTTGGTGAAAGATATATAGCAGTATGGAAAACAGATGGTGCTAAGATGCAGTCAGCTAGCTGTGTCCTTGCCCTCGAGCACCCTCCCGTCTTCGTGGATAGTTGGGGTGAAACTGATGAAAAGGGATTATATGTTTTAGCAATTTCAGAAGTAGGCGTCTGCTATTTTTGGTATGGATCAAATGTTGAGGAGCTAAGCAATGCCAAACCTACTAAAGTCGCATTAGCAACTGAAGGGTCTTCTTCGCTTAAACAACACAAGGGCTCATTGCCTACAATCTTTGCTGCAAAATTGCAAGGCATTTTGAAGCCTGGTTCTGCGAATGCCTTTATTGCTTCTGGATTGCTGGTGAAGCCATCATTCCAGAAAATGGTGTTGCAGTTTGGCAACGACTTGGTGCTGAATGCCTCTAAGAATGGCATACTTCTCCCCATCACCCAGTCAGCTTCCAAGTCCAAGAAGGGGCAAGGCGTGCAAAATAAAG TTACAACATTGGACCGCGCACATGCGGAGGATGCTTTGCTGCCAATTGCAAGAGTTGCTGATCTGCACGAGAAAAAGAGTGTACAACCACAGTCATCTGACAAGGATACAGACATGATTGACCAAAGTCAAGCAG ATTATGTAGAGACATTTAGCATGGAGGATAAGTTGAGATCATTAGGGATACTTAAAGGCACAGATGAACCAAGCAGTCTTTCCTATGCTTCAGTGATTGATGGAATTGATCTTGAGGCTCATCTACCACCGAAGAAG TTAAAGTCTGCTGTTTTGTCAATGGCACCCTCCACTGCATTCAAGACACTAGAAGCTCTGGTTGCTATGTGGCAGACGAG GGGATGTGGTGGCAAGTATCTTCTTCCATGGATATACAGTATAATGGTGAATCATCGTCATTACATCATGTCCCAAGAACCCAAAAACCAACAGCTACTTAATACATTGCACAAG ATAACTAAGTCCAGAGGAGCGGCTCTTCAACAGTTACTACAGTTATCTGGGCGCTTACAGCTTGTTACAGCTCAG ATCAATAAAGCTGCAGGGAAAGAAACTCAAACAAAGGTGCATGAGCAAGAGACTGATGAAAGtgaagatgaggaagatgatgtaGAAGAGCATTTCTATGGTGAGAAGGATAATGATTCCGAATTAAGCAGCGACGATGGAAAGGATGAAG ATGACACCTTGATGGAAGAGATATAA
- the LOC106372424 gene encoding probable sugar phosphate/phosphate translocator At5g25400 yields the protein MGKGGTLSDSVIKKIVLSYSYVAIWIFLSFTVIVYNKYILDKKMYNWPFPISLTMIHMSFCSTLAVLLIKVFKFVEPVSMSRETYLRSVVPIGALYSLSLWLSNSAYIYLSVSFIQMLKALMPVAVYSIGVLLKKEGFKSDTMTNMLSISFGVAVAAYGEARFDVFGVILQLGAVAFEATRLVLIQILLTSKGITLNPITSLYYVAPCCLAFLFIPWIYVEFPVLRDTSSFHFDYAIFGTNSLCAFALNLAVFLLVGKTSALTMNVAGVVKDWLLIAFSWSVIKDTVTPINLFGYGIAFLGVAYYNHAKLQALKANEAQKKVQQGDEESGRLLEEKGGGDGEGKKIESED from the coding sequence ATGGGGAAAGGAGGCACCCTCAGCGACAGCGTCATAAAAAAGATCGTCCTCTCCTACAGCTACGTGGCGATCTGGATCTTCCTCAGCTTCACGGTGATCGTCTACAACAAGTACATCCTCGACAAGAAGATGTACAACTGGCCTTTCCCGATCTCCCTCACCATGATCCACATGTCCTTCTGCTCCACCCTCGCCGTCCTCCTCATCAAGGTCTTCAAATTCGTCGAGCCAGTCTCCATGTCCCGCGAGACTTACCTGAGATCCGTCGTCCCCATCGGGGCACTCTACTCCCTCTCCCTCTGGCTCTCCAACTCCGCCTACATCTACCTCTCCGTCTCCTTCATTCAGATGCTCAAAGCCCTCATGCCCGTCGCCGTCTACTCCATCGGCGTCCTCTTGAAGAAAGAAGGCTTCAAGTCGGACACGATGACCAACATGCTCTCCATCTCGTTTGGTGTCGCCGTCGCTGCTTACGGTGAGGCGAGGTTCGATGTGTTCGGTGTGATTCTCCAGCTAGGAGCTGTTGCCTTCGAGGCGACGCGTCTTGTGTTGATTCAGATCTTGCTTACCTCCAAAGGCATCACGCTTAACCCTATAACGTCTCTCTACTACGTGGCGCCTTGCTGTTTAGCGTTCTTGTTTATCCCCTGGATCTACGTGGAGTTCCCTGTGCTTAGAGACACGTCGAGCTTCCACTTTGATTACGCTATCTTTGGAACCAACTCGTTGTGTGCGTTTGCGTTGAATCTTGCTGTGTTTCTTTTGGTTGGGAAGACATCTGCTTTGACGATGAATGTAGCTGGTGTGGTTAAAGATTGGCTGTTGATTGCCTTCTCGTGGTCTGTGATTAAGGATACCGTGACTCCTATTAACCTTTTCGGGTATGGGATTGCGTTCTTGGGGGTTGCGTATTATAATCACGCGAAGCTGCAGGCGTTGAAGGCTAATGAGGCGCAGAAGAAGGTTCAGCAAGGGGATGAGGAGAGTGGGAGGTTGTTGGAAGAGAAGGGTGGTGGTGATGGTGAAGGTAAGAAGATTGAGTCTGAGGACTAA
- the LOC106369969 gene encoding NAC domain containing protein 52, translated as MTDPVLPAPVTASGKPIGPGFRFHPTDEELITYYLKRKVEGKPMRFDVIREVNIYKHEPSDLAELSRLKTKDQEWYFFCPLEKRQNSSTVINRATKEGYWKKTGDDKKIKREGDDELIGVVKTLVYHRGRSPKGNRTNWVLYEYRLVQNKLEIDSYVVCRVIRKEHFGPSTECIYAPFSEQDWDDGINEKIQQGKNHIDEDPNTVDQDDNNSEPLTRGCLPLTTLVQYKRKRQLDSFGSYNNSSQTTQDAVSSVAATLEENEVATMVPTSSSTELIDHLETEKQEMAVARETYNLDLMSAEVMVSILQGQVDALRAEHEELKKTNINNG; from the exons ATGACTGATCCTGTTTTGCCGGCGCCAGTAACTGCTTCTGGTAAACCGATAGGTCCTGGCTTCAGATTTCATCCAACAGATGAAGAACTCATCACCTATTACTTGAAGAGGAAGGTTGAAGGCAAACCAATGCGTTTCGATGTGATAAGAGAAGTCAATATTTACAAGCACGAGCCCTCTGACTTAGCag AGCTTTCGAGGTTGAAGACAAAGGACCAAGAATGGTACTTCTTCTGTCCCCTGGAGAAGAGGCAAAACAGCTCTACGGTTATAAACCGAGCAACGAAGGAAGGCTACTGGAAGAAAACTGGAGATGACAAGAAGATCAAGCGAGAAGGAGACGATGAGTTGATCGGTGTGGTGAAGACCCTTGTGTATCACAGAGGACGTTCTCCAAAGGGTAACCGAACCAACTGGGTCCTCTACGAGTATCGCCTCGTTCAAAATAAACTTGAG ATAGATTCGTACGTGGTGTGCAGAGTGATCCGCAAGGAACACTTCGGGCCATCTACTGAATGCATATATGCACCCTTCTCCGAACAAGACTGGGATGATGGAATCAACGAGAAGATTCAGCAG GGAAAGAACCACATTGATGAAGATCCCAACACAGTTGATCAGGACGATAATAATAGTGAGCCATTGACGAGAGGATGTCTTCCACTTACTACTCTCGTCCAATACAAACGCAAGCGCCAACTAGACTCTTTTGGAAGCTACAACAACTCAAGCCAGACCACTCAGGACGCTGTTTCTTCTGTTGCCGCCACGCTGGAGGAGAATGAAGTTGCGACAATGGTGCCTACAAGCTCCTCCACCGAGCTGATCGACCATCTGGAGACGGAGAAACAGGAGATGGCTGTGGCGAGAGAGACTTATAACCTTGACCTGATGAGTGCAGAAGTGATGGTGAGTATTCTTCAGGGGCAGGTTGATGCATTGCGTGCGGAACAcgaggagctgaagaagactAACATCAACAACGGATAA
- the LOC106372422 gene encoding WD repeat-containing protein 43-like isoform X1 translates to MNLVNIKDVLTSFSPALDYLALSTGDGRIKIWDTVKGQVQTEFADIASAEETNIYTSGGKGHLSVDYTCMKWLSLERKKKRKLGTSILVLGTGGGDVLALDVASGQLKWRISDCHPGGVNAVSSSTKASCIYSGGADGMVCEIDPHSGNVIRKFKASTKAVSSLSVSPDGKILATASAQLKTFKCSDLKKIQKFTGHPGGVRCVAFTEDGKFILSSAVGERYIAVWKTDGAKMQSASCVLALEHPPVFVDSWGETDEKGLYVLAISEVGVCYFWYGSNVEELSNAKPTKVALATEGSSSLKQHKGSLPTIFAAKLQGILKPGSANAFIASGLLVKPSFQKMVLQFGNDLVLNASKNGILLPITQSASKSKKGQGVQNKVTTLDRAHAEDALLPIARVADLHEKKSVQPQSSDKDTDMIDQSQADYVETFSMEDKLRSLGILKGTDEPSSLSYASVIDGIDLEAHLPPKKLKSAVLSMAPSTAFKTLEALVAMWQTSFVNRGCGGKYLLPWIYSIMVNHRHYIMSQEPKNQQLLNTLHKITKSRGAALQQLLQLSGRLQLVTAQINKAAGKETQTKVHEQETDESEDEEDDVEEHFYGEKDNDSELSSDDGKDEDDTLMEEI, encoded by the exons ATGAATTTGGTGAACATTAAGGATGTGTTGACTTCTTTCAGTCCTGCTCTTGATTATCTAGCTCTTAGCACCGGAGATGGTCGTATCAAG ATTTGGGATACAGTCAAGGGTCAGGTCCAAACAGAGTTTGCTGATATTGCATCTGCAGAAGAGACTAACATATATACCAGCGGTGGGAAAGGTCATCTCTCGGTTGATTATACCTGCATGAAATGGTTGTCTCTGGAGAGAAAG aagaagagaaaactTGGAACTTCGATATTGGTATTAGGGACTGGTGGAGGAGATGTGTTAGCTCTTGATGTAGCTTCTGGTCAGCTTAAATGGAGGATAAGCGACTGTCATCCCGG TGGCGTGAATGCTGTCTCTTCGTCTACAAAAGCCTCTTGCATATACAGCGGTGGGGCAGATGGGATGGTTTGTGAAATTGATCCCCATAGTGGAAATGTGATCAGAAAGTTCAAAGCCTCAACAAAAGCAGTTTCTTCTTTATCTGTTTCACCAG ATGGAAAAATATTAGCCACTGCATCTGCTCAGTTGAAGACTTTCAAGTGCTCTGATCTCAAGAAAATTCAGAAGTTTACTGGTCATCCT GGAGGTGTGCGTTGTGTGGCGTTTACCGAGGATGGCAAGTTCATCCTCTCATCTGCAGTTGGTGAAAGATATATAGCAGTATGGAAAACAGATGGTGCTAAGATGCAGTCAGCTAGCTGTGTCCTTGCCCTCGAGCACCCTCCCGTCTTCGTGGATAGTTGGGGTGAAACTGATGAAAAGGGATTATATGTTTTAGCAATTTCAGAAGTAGGCGTCTGCTATTTTTGGTATGGATCAAATGTTGAGGAGCTAAGCAATGCCAAACCTACTAAAGTCGCATTAGCAACTGAAGGGTCTTCTTCGCTTAAACAACACAAGGGCTCATTGCCTACAATCTTTGCTGCAAAATTGCAAGGCATTTTGAAGCCTGGTTCTGCGAATGCCTTTATTGCTTCTGGATTGCTGGTGAAGCCATCATTCCAGAAAATGGTGTTGCAGTTTGGCAACGACTTGGTGCTGAATGCCTCTAAGAATGGCATACTTCTCCCCATCACCCAGTCAGCTTCCAAGTCCAAGAAGGGGCAAGGCGTGCAAAATAAAG TTACAACATTGGACCGCGCACATGCGGAGGATGCTTTGCTGCCAATTGCAAGAGTTGCTGATCTGCACGAGAAAAAGAGTGTACAACCACAGTCATCTGACAAGGATACAGACATGATTGACCAAAGTCAAGCAG ATTATGTAGAGACATTTAGCATGGAGGATAAGTTGAGATCATTAGGGATACTTAAAGGCACAGATGAACCAAGCAGTCTTTCCTATGCTTCAGTGATTGATGGAATTGATCTTGAGGCTCATCTACCACCGAAGAAG TTAAAGTCTGCTGTTTTGTCAATGGCACCCTCCACTGCATTCAAGACACTAGAAGCTCTGGTTGCTATGTGGCAGACGAG TTTTGTTAACAGGGGATGTGGTGGCAAGTATCTTCTTCCATGGATATACAGTATAATGGTGAATCATCGTCATTACATCATGTCCCAAGAACCCAAAAACCAACAGCTACTTAATACATTGCACAAG ATAACTAAGTCCAGAGGAGCGGCTCTTCAACAGTTACTACAGTTATCTGGGCGCTTACAGCTTGTTACAGCTCAG ATCAATAAAGCTGCAGGGAAAGAAACTCAAACAAAGGTGCATGAGCAAGAGACTGATGAAAGtgaagatgaggaagatgatgtaGAAGAGCATTTCTATGGTGAGAAGGATAATGATTCCGAATTAAGCAGCGACGATGGAAAGGATGAAG ATGACACCTTGATGGAAGAGATATAA